The following coding sequences lie in one Candidatus Nitrospira allomarina genomic window:
- a CDS encoding phenylacetate--CoA ligase family protein codes for MEILRTWKCLRDLRANVTRSPANLSSLQDRLFCDAIIHAYGNVPFYRRVWDEAGVDVQAIRGIQDLERIPIITAPLVRESAKRGELLARGVDTSSCTYLETSGSSGAALRIWKRPLEERVRRAVGLRIWFEHGFRWRHNTAQFQIKPGPSHILQRFGISRKTWISTERSIEDQLAQLLEAKADVVVGTATALRRIARASEAVQVALKRPTVVFCAGELVDAETRQLVTRVFGREPVGLYGQTEVGYIAWQCEHRGSFHVNADTHFVEVLRDGIPAPPGELGTIVVTDLRARTMPLIRYNTADLAIAGSGGCSCGRQLPLMGSIEGRERASMLLGDGRLLTTRKILDHLAGTLHLGEYRLYQESLKKFRLELTCHALVGHPGIEDVDPGSHVHLTVLGHIRKLLGEVDLSIKIVKPWPADGTGKTHAIFSRVNLNEGSLRDTTGAAS; via the coding sequence ATGGAAATTTTGCGCACATGGAAGTGCCTAAGGGATCTGAGGGCGAACGTCACACGCTCTCCCGCAAATCTCAGTTCGTTGCAAGATCGTTTGTTCTGCGACGCTATCATCCATGCCTACGGCAATGTCCCCTTTTACCGGCGTGTTTGGGACGAAGCGGGTGTAGATGTCCAAGCCATTCGAGGCATTCAAGATCTGGAACGAATTCCAATCATCACCGCTCCTCTGGTGCGGGAATCTGCAAAACGTGGTGAGTTGCTGGCGCGGGGAGTGGACACCTCATCCTGCACCTATCTTGAGACCAGTGGCTCATCAGGTGCGGCCCTACGGATTTGGAAACGGCCGCTCGAGGAACGGGTGCGAAGAGCCGTGGGACTGCGGATATGGTTTGAACACGGATTCCGCTGGCGCCATAACACGGCGCAATTTCAGATAAAGCCGGGTCCCTCGCACATCCTGCAACGCTTCGGTATTTCTCGGAAGACGTGGATCTCGACGGAACGATCCATCGAGGACCAGCTGGCACAGTTGTTGGAGGCAAAGGCTGATGTAGTGGTTGGCACGGCGACAGCCCTTCGCCGCATTGCGCGAGCGAGCGAAGCGGTTCAGGTCGCACTTAAGCGGCCAACTGTGGTGTTTTGCGCAGGAGAGTTGGTGGATGCCGAAACCCGTCAATTGGTCACCAGAGTCTTCGGCCGTGAACCGGTCGGGCTGTATGGCCAGACCGAGGTCGGGTATATCGCCTGGCAATGCGAACACCGTGGGTCGTTCCATGTGAATGCGGATACACATTTTGTTGAAGTATTGCGGGATGGGATACCGGCACCTCCGGGCGAATTAGGGACAATTGTCGTGACAGATTTGCGCGCCCGGACCATGCCACTCATACGCTACAACACGGCCGATCTGGCCATAGCTGGATCAGGTGGATGTTCCTGCGGTCGGCAACTCCCTTTGATGGGTTCAATTGAAGGGCGGGAACGAGCCTCAATGTTACTCGGAGACGGGCGTCTCCTTACAACCCGAAAGATACTTGACCACCTCGCGGGAACACTCCACCTCGGAGAGTACCGACTGTATCAGGAAAGCCTAAAAAAGTTTCGGCTCGAGCTCACCTGTCACGCCCTCGTCGGCCATCCAGGGATCGAGGACGTAGACCCCGGTTCGCATGTCCATCTGACTGTTCTGGGTCATATCCGCAAGCTCCTTGGTGAGGTCGATCTGTCGATCAAGATTGTTAAGCCGTGGCCGGCTGATGGCACGGGCAAGACCCATGCAATTTTTTCGAGGGTCAATCTTAACGAGGGTTCTCTCAGAGACACCACGGGAGCAGCATCTTGA
- a CDS encoding phenylacetate--CoA ligase family protein, which produces MMLLNGWKTVRLIRQALASSHWRFEDLRQRQEEQLRNLLMHAYQNVPLYRGLYKEAGYHPDEFRSLDDIDKIPILQKYRLKQASPEEVVAQGIDPHRCGVVETSGSTGTPLRIFLGALDQQWQRVVAWRILFEHGFRWTDRTLEIRMTFGQQFFVQRLGIAPKEWCSILDPPEFWAQRIIETQPDVIVAGAGTLHALAETVKTLGLNLPSLRLIVSDSETLSPATRQLVRGALGRDPVDVYGLVELSNFAWECERRSGFHVSADSHIVEVVAASGEPGPIITTALGMWTMPMIRYETGDLAEVETTLCPCGRTLPLLRRIYGRRVDSVAMQDGRRIFWPFFHEVLGRYDELRQWRILQDEINEVHLQIVVANHTQGLLPRIESDLQAVLPGEVHLRVEQVEAIPVSPGEKTRMIISKVGTANEPHPVSRRGGL; this is translated from the coding sequence ATGATGTTGTTGAATGGATGGAAAACGGTTCGGTTGATTCGCCAAGCCCTAGCTTCCAGTCACTGGAGATTTGAGGATCTACGGCAACGACAAGAGGAGCAACTTCGGAACCTCCTCATGCATGCTTATCAGAACGTTCCGCTCTATCGAGGGCTTTACAAGGAGGCAGGGTATCATCCTGATGAATTCCGTTCGTTGGATGATATAGACAAAATCCCTATCCTTCAAAAGTATCGTCTCAAGCAAGCAAGTCCAGAAGAAGTCGTTGCACAGGGGATTGATCCCCACCGATGTGGAGTTGTTGAAACGAGCGGTTCGACAGGAACTCCGTTGCGTATCTTTCTTGGGGCCTTAGATCAGCAGTGGCAGCGTGTGGTTGCCTGGCGCATTCTTTTCGAACATGGGTTCCGCTGGACTGACCGAACACTTGAAATTCGCATGACTTTTGGCCAGCAGTTTTTCGTCCAACGTCTTGGTATCGCTCCCAAAGAATGGTGCTCGATTCTGGACCCACCAGAGTTTTGGGCACAACGCATAATTGAGACGCAGCCGGACGTGATCGTTGCAGGGGCGGGTACGCTGCATGCCTTGGCGGAAACTGTCAAAACGCTGGGGCTCAATCTGCCTTCGCTCCGACTCATCGTCTCCGATAGTGAAACGCTTTCGCCGGCCACTCGCCAACTGGTTCGGGGTGCGCTCGGAAGGGATCCTGTCGATGTGTACGGGTTGGTTGAGCTTTCGAATTTCGCGTGGGAGTGCGAGCGTCGTTCTGGATTTCACGTAAGCGCTGATAGCCACATTGTGGAGGTTGTTGCGGCTTCAGGGGAGCCTGGCCCAATCATCACCACAGCATTAGGCATGTGGACCATGCCGATGATTCGCTATGAAACAGGAGATCTGGCCGAGGTTGAGACCACACTATGTCCCTGTGGGCGCACTCTTCCCCTTCTTAGACGAATCTATGGACGCAGGGTAGATTCAGTCGCTATGCAAGACGGCAGGCGAATCTTCTGGCCATTTTTTCACGAGGTCCTTGGCCGCTATGACGAGTTGCGCCAGTGGAGAATTTTGCAAGATGAGATAAATGAAGTCCACCTCCAAATCGTTGTGGCCAATCACACTCAGGGTCTTCTTCCGAGGATAGAATCGGATCTTCAAGCTGTCTTGCCCGGTGAAGTCCATCTGCGCGTTGAGCAAGTCGAAGCGATCCCGGTAAGCCCGGGAGAGAAAACCAGGATGATCATCTCGAAAGTCGGGACTGCAAATGAGCCGCATCCAGTCTCCCGAAGAGGAGGGCTCTAG
- a CDS encoding class I SAM-dependent methyltransferase: MTNWWGEGLTPFLQARAHSVIGMDLSFGNAHLTCRTQASVCGACADVRDLPFGNESFEVVVSNSTLDHFQTSDEIIVSLRELHRVLRKDGQLILTLDNPANPIIAARNVLPFKLLNRLGILPYYVGATCGPWRLQKWLREIGFDVREVTAVLHCPRIFAVLAAKILCSCANSSVQQGFLRWMQVFENMSRWPTRYLTGHFIAVRAEKR, encoded by the coding sequence TTGACGAATTGGTGGGGAGAGGGCCTCACGCCCTTTTTGCAGGCCAGAGCTCATAGCGTCATAGGGATGGATTTGTCCTTCGGGAATGCGCACTTAACCTGTCGGACCCAGGCAAGCGTTTGTGGAGCCTGTGCGGATGTTCGCGACCTCCCGTTTGGAAACGAGTCGTTTGAGGTGGTGGTATCGAATTCGACTCTGGACCATTTTCAAACCTCAGATGAGATTATCGTGAGTCTACGTGAATTGCACCGGGTTCTTCGCAAGGACGGTCAGCTAATCCTGACATTGGATAATCCTGCCAATCCGATTATTGCGGCGCGGAATGTGCTTCCGTTCAAACTATTAAACCGGTTGGGTATCCTTCCTTACTATGTTGGTGCCACCTGCGGCCCCTGGCGGCTACAGAAATGGCTGCGGGAAATAGGTTTTGACGTGAGGGAAGTCACGGCTGTGCTCCATTGTCCACGGATTTTTGCCGTGCTCGCTGCCAAAATCTTGTGCTCCTGCGCGAACAGTTCAGTGCAGCAAGGGTTTTTGCGATGGATGCAGGTATTCGAAAACATGTCGCGCTGGCCTACGCGTTACCTGACTGGGCATTTTATTGCTGTTAGAGCTGAAAAGAGATAG
- a CDS encoding NAD(P)/FAD-dependent oxidoreductase — protein MASHPVVVIGAGPAGLTAAYELGKNSSSSLILEAGKQVGGISQTVNYRDFRFDIGGHRFFSKMPMVTELWNEILGDNFLLRPRISRIHYNQHFFDYPLKATNALAGLGVVEALLVCFSYAKVKVFPNDQEENFEQWVINRFGYRLYQIFFKTYTEKVWGISCTEISADWAAQRIKNLSLKEAVRNALLGQRGGKKGEIVTSLIEQFHYPRLGPGMMWERCEELVAGFGSQTLKGMKVERIRHRHGRVDCVSARASSGEHVEFQGSDFVSTMPLRELIEAMDPQPPEKVVEAALGLRYRDYLTVVLVVNREDVFPDNWIYIHSPEVKMGRIQNYKNWSPYMVPDPSRTSLGLEYFLWDKDDEWTWSNDRLIEFGTRECAQLGLINPREVEDGTVVRMEKAYPVYDHHYQDHVRTIRQYLETFSNLQTIGRNGLHRYNNQDHSMVTGLYAARNIMGESHHDVWAVNTEKAYHEEDRTISGNGGDRMVPMRVQVSKDALPIDNEEELIEIVFAKLDPVAMGVAVGTISGLLILIGTVILVLKGGPVVGPNLSLLGNFLFGFQVTWGGSLIGFLEGGVGGFAIGYSGASLRNWSMKAYAKFIRWREEANRRRNLLD, from the coding sequence GTGGCATCTCATCCTGTAGTGGTAATTGGCGCCGGTCCTGCAGGCCTTACGGCGGCCTATGAACTTGGGAAGAACAGTTCTTCCTCTCTTATCCTTGAGGCCGGGAAACAGGTAGGAGGCATATCACAAACGGTCAACTATCGGGACTTTCGTTTTGATATCGGTGGCCATCGATTTTTTTCGAAAATGCCGATGGTGACAGAGTTATGGAATGAAATTCTTGGTGACAACTTTCTCCTTCGACCTCGTATAAGCCGGATCCATTACAACCAACATTTTTTTGACTATCCACTTAAAGCCACTAATGCGTTGGCCGGACTGGGGGTCGTGGAGGCTCTTCTGGTCTGTTTCAGTTATGCCAAGGTCAAGGTGTTTCCCAATGACCAGGAAGAAAATTTTGAACAATGGGTTATTAATCGTTTTGGATATCGCCTGTACCAGATATTCTTCAAAACCTACACGGAAAAAGTCTGGGGAATTTCCTGTACTGAGATATCAGCCGATTGGGCCGCGCAACGAATCAAAAACCTCTCGTTGAAAGAAGCGGTTCGAAATGCCCTACTTGGTCAAAGGGGTGGGAAGAAGGGTGAAATCGTGACCTCGCTCATTGAGCAGTTTCATTATCCTCGCTTAGGTCCGGGGATGATGTGGGAGCGGTGCGAGGAATTGGTGGCTGGGTTTGGATCTCAGACATTAAAAGGCATGAAAGTCGAGCGTATCAGGCACCGCCATGGGCGCGTAGATTGTGTTTCCGCCCGAGCCTCATCAGGGGAGCATGTGGAATTCCAAGGAAGCGATTTTGTGTCCACCATGCCTCTGCGCGAGTTAATCGAGGCCATGGATCCTCAACCCCCTGAGAAGGTTGTAGAGGCCGCGCTTGGCCTGCGGTATCGGGATTATTTAACCGTGGTCCTGGTGGTTAACCGCGAAGACGTATTCCCTGATAACTGGATCTATATCCATTCACCTGAAGTTAAAATGGGACGAATTCAGAATTATAAAAATTGGAGCCCGTATATGGTCCCGGATCCCTCACGAACTTCGCTGGGCCTTGAGTATTTTCTCTGGGACAAAGACGATGAGTGGACATGGTCGAACGATCGGTTGATCGAATTCGGCACACGGGAATGCGCCCAACTCGGGCTCATTAATCCTCGCGAAGTTGAAGACGGGACCGTGGTTCGTATGGAAAAAGCCTATCCGGTATACGATCATCACTATCAGGATCACGTCCGGACGATTCGACAGTATCTGGAAACATTTTCAAACCTTCAGACCATTGGACGAAATGGTCTGCATCGCTATAACAACCAGGATCATTCCATGGTGACGGGGTTGTATGCCGCGAGAAATATCATGGGTGAATCCCACCATGATGTATGGGCGGTGAATACCGAAAAAGCCTACCATGAGGAAGACCGTACAATTTCAGGCAATGGCGGCGATCGAATGGTGCCTATGCGGGTTCAGGTGAGCAAGGATGCACTCCCGATAGATAATGAGGAAGAGTTAATCGAGATCGTGTTTGCCAAGCTGGATCCTGTCGCCATGGGTGTAGCGGTCGGTACCATCAGTGGTCTCCTCATCTTGATTGGGACGGTGATTTTGGTCCTCAAAGGAGGACCGGTAGTGGGGCCCAACTTGTCTCTGCTGGGGAATTTTCTATTTGGTTTTCAAGTGACGTGGGGTGGTTCATTGATAGGTTTCCTAGAGGGAGGGGTCGGGGGATTTGCGATAGGATACTCAGGAGCCTCACTCCGAAACTGGAGCATGAAGGCCTATGCGAAATTCATCCGGTGGCGAGAGGAAGCCAACCGTCGTCGCAATCTTCTAGATTAG
- a CDS encoding glycosyltransferase, whose product MNKIFRNDEEQKVSGTLRSSLPEISISIVVPVYNGGEAFRQCLISLAALQPPPMEIIVVADGDSDGSWQVAKQFGAQVIRLPITSGGPAYPRNIGALQAKGEYLFFVDADVCVHPDTLGRVAETFHNNPDLTALIGSYDDTPGEPNFLSQYKNLFHHYVHQKAQREASTFWGACGAIRRDTFLEIGGFDESYRRPSIEDIELGYRLKKTGHRIQLCKDIHVKHLKRWGICSMLKADFFYRAIPWTELILRDRRFTNDLNIRHSERLCVVLTYGLVGALLGAIWWGPLLAVAALIMASLVIINAPLYRFFQKKRGFRFALQSVPWHWLYYLYSGLAFAIGVARHVFYGGNRKGSTMPALVPESFDINRTSGRQ is encoded by the coding sequence ATGAACAAGATTTTTCGAAATGACGAAGAGCAGAAAGTCAGTGGTACGTTGAGATCTTCCTTGCCGGAAATATCTATTTCAATTGTTGTTCCTGTGTACAACGGGGGCGAGGCCTTTCGTCAATGCCTGATAAGTCTGGCTGCTTTACAGCCGCCTCCAATGGAAATAATCGTTGTTGCCGATGGTGACTCCGATGGATCCTGGCAAGTAGCGAAACAGTTTGGAGCTCAGGTCATTCGACTTCCTATTACTTCAGGAGGACCGGCATACCCCAGAAACATTGGGGCACTTCAGGCCAAAGGCGAATATCTCTTCTTTGTCGATGCCGATGTGTGTGTGCATCCCGATACTCTGGGCCGGGTGGCAGAAACCTTTCACAATAATCCAGACCTCACTGCGTTGATCGGGTCGTACGATGACACTCCTGGCGAACCAAATTTCTTGTCCCAATACAAAAACCTCTTTCACCACTACGTCCATCAAAAAGCCCAAAGGGAAGCTTCGACGTTTTGGGGTGCTTGCGGGGCCATCCGCCGTGATACTTTCCTGGAAATAGGCGGGTTTGATGAAAGTTATCGTCGTCCTTCCATTGAAGACATTGAGTTGGGCTATCGATTGAAAAAAACCGGCCACCGGATTCAGTTGTGTAAAGATATCCATGTGAAACATTTGAAACGATGGGGCATCTGTTCAATGCTCAAAGCTGATTTTTTTTACCGCGCAATCCCTTGGACAGAATTAATTCTTCGGGATCGTAGGTTCACCAATGACTTAAACATCCGGCATTCCGAGCGCCTTTGTGTCGTGTTGACATATGGGCTCGTGGGGGCCTTGCTGGGAGCGATCTGGTGGGGTCCATTGCTGGCGGTGGCGGCCTTAATCATGGCTTCGCTGGTGATCATTAATGCGCCCCTCTATCGCTTCTTTCAAAAAAAGCGTGGGTTCCGGTTTGCCCTGCAGAGTGTTCCCTGGCATTGGCTGTATTATTTGTATAGCGGTTTGGCGTTTGCCATAGGCGTGGCACGCCATGTTTTTTATGGGGGCAACCGGAAGGGGTCGACAATGCCTGCTCTTGTCCCTGAATCCTTCGACATCAATAGAACGTCAGGGAGGCAGTAG
- a CDS encoding DUF4340 domain-containing protein, with product MKAKTLGILAAITIAGSVLAIFVNQKPASQFPQSGELLFPELLSVVNDVNEIVVETKDQAVTLVRGENIWRVKENSGYRADVEKVKQTLIGLAELRILEPKTKNPELYDRLGLQDKEQEDSLSTTVTLKTPNNPEAAVVILGNQRPAKGNPRMSEIYVRKPGDPQSWLSIGNLPLEKVPGEWLDKEITALTTKRVHRVTVRHPGGETLLVSKDKPEDLDFQLDSIPAGSKVASQFNVNNVVGTLVQLSLEDVKEAEEVNFQDGSGVTAVLETFDGLRLHVQTAKQENKIFGKFSAEYDQKLLQPEDATPSTENGEMVPAQDSAQDEKAPESSEAKKTAELQEELSSKEDSILKKPEEVQREVEDFNQRVGGWAYELPTFRVENFSKAKKDLLETLP from the coding sequence ATGAAAGCCAAAACTCTAGGCATCTTAGCCGCCATAACCATTGCTGGGAGTGTTCTAGCCATTTTCGTGAATCAAAAGCCGGCCTCTCAGTTTCCACAGAGTGGTGAGCTGTTGTTCCCGGAATTATTGTCGGTTGTCAATGACGTGAACGAAATAGTTGTGGAGACTAAGGATCAGGCCGTAACGCTGGTGCGTGGGGAGAATATCTGGCGGGTTAAGGAGAATTCCGGGTATCGCGCTGATGTGGAAAAGGTCAAACAGACTCTCATCGGGTTGGCGGAGTTGCGGATATTGGAACCCAAAACGAAAAATCCGGAGTTATACGATCGGTTGGGGTTACAGGACAAAGAACAAGAAGATTCACTTTCGACAACCGTGACGTTGAAAACTCCGAATAATCCTGAGGCGGCAGTGGTGATTTTAGGGAATCAACGTCCTGCCAAGGGGAATCCACGGATGAGTGAAATCTATGTGCGGAAACCAGGAGATCCCCAAAGCTGGTTATCAATAGGGAATTTGCCGTTGGAAAAAGTGCCGGGAGAGTGGCTCGATAAGGAAATTACGGCGCTGACGACTAAGCGCGTGCATCGAGTGACGGTCAGGCATCCAGGCGGGGAAACTCTTCTTGTCTCAAAGGATAAACCTGAGGATCTTGATTTTCAATTGGATTCAATCCCTGCAGGTTCCAAAGTGGCTTCCCAGTTTAATGTGAATAACGTGGTGGGAACTCTCGTGCAGCTCTCACTAGAGGATGTGAAAGAAGCAGAAGAGGTGAATTTTCAGGACGGCTCCGGAGTGACCGCTGTACTGGAAACCTTTGACGGGCTCAGGCTTCACGTTCAAACGGCCAAACAGGAAAATAAAATTTTTGGAAAATTTTCTGCGGAATATGATCAAAAACTGCTTCAACCTGAGGATGCTACCCCTTCCACAGAAAATGGGGAAATGGTTCCAGCGCAAGATTCTGCTCAAGACGAAAAGGCCCCTGAATCTTCAGAAGCCAAGAAAACAGCAGAATTACAAGAAGAGCTTTCTTCCAAAGAAGACTCAATATTAAAAAAACCGGAAGAGGTTCAGCGAGAAGTTGAGGATTTCAATCAGCGTGTGGGAGGCTGGGCGTATGAATTGCCAACGTTCCGGGTCGAGAACTTTTCAAAAGCCAAGAAAGATCTTCTTGAAACACTTCCCTAA
- a CDS encoding Gldg family protein, whose translation MMNKKVLTGSGLILAAVLFGVFNMVSNAAFSSARFDLTEHGLYTLSEGTKNVLESLKEPITLRFYLSKALATGLPGIKSYATRVQEMLEEYAQVAGDQLYLEVIDPEPFSEEEDRAVAFGLQGIPLDGGSTQFYFGLAGTSSTDELEVIPFFQPEREEFLEYDLTKMVHTLANPKKKVLGLLSTLPIDGNGGMSFMAPQGGSQPWLILSHIEQMFEVKKIETTATAIPEEISVLMIVHPKSLSEATLYAIDQYVLRGGHAMIFVDPLAESDSGGGNPMNPMGGGGPRNSDMPTLFAAWGLELVKGQVLGDLPLAKKVQVQQQNRLQVVDYPVWIDFRQEHFSDKDIVTAQVPSITVASAGIIQKKGETGTTVEPLIQSDEAAMQIEASRLSVMPDVSGLLNSYRPEGEKFIVAARVTGTVKTAFPEGKPKAAGNTSENPDMPSEAETQTKDHLTESKGSINVIVVADTDILQDRFWVQVQNFFGQRIGIPNSGNGTFVTNALDNLTGSNDLISVRSRAGYSRPFTLLRMLQQEAEQRFRQKEQVLQEQLKGTERKIQELQSQKPEGNAMILSDEQQEAMGQFRKELLQVRKELRGVQHELGKNIESVERWVKFINIGLVPLLIGIVGVWISSSGIRKKGPPKS comes from the coding sequence ATGATGAATAAAAAAGTACTCACGGGAAGCGGTCTCATCCTGGCCGCCGTTCTGTTCGGCGTCTTCAACATGGTGAGTAATGCCGCGTTCAGTTCTGCACGATTCGATCTGACAGAACATGGCCTGTATACCTTGTCTGAAGGCACCAAGAATGTTCTTGAGAGTTTGAAGGAACCCATTACACTGCGGTTTTATCTCTCCAAAGCCTTGGCAACCGGCTTGCCGGGCATTAAAAGTTACGCAACACGCGTTCAAGAGATGTTGGAGGAATATGCCCAAGTCGCGGGAGACCAACTGTACTTGGAGGTGATAGACCCTGAACCGTTTTCAGAAGAAGAGGACCGAGCAGTCGCGTTTGGTCTGCAGGGTATCCCCCTGGATGGTGGGAGCACCCAATTTTATTTTGGATTGGCCGGGACCAGTTCGACGGATGAGCTGGAAGTGATTCCTTTTTTTCAACCAGAGCGGGAAGAGTTTTTGGAGTATGACTTGACCAAGATGGTTCACACGTTGGCCAATCCCAAGAAAAAAGTTCTTGGCCTGCTGAGCACTTTGCCCATTGATGGGAACGGGGGGATGTCGTTTATGGCACCGCAGGGAGGAAGCCAACCCTGGCTTATTCTTTCTCATATCGAACAAATGTTCGAAGTGAAAAAAATTGAAACGACGGCCACGGCTATCCCTGAGGAGATTAGTGTCTTAATGATTGTGCATCCTAAGTCTCTGAGTGAGGCCACTCTCTATGCAATCGATCAATATGTGTTGAGAGGCGGGCATGCCATGATTTTTGTGGATCCTCTTGCGGAATCCGATAGCGGAGGAGGAAACCCCATGAACCCGATGGGCGGCGGCGGCCCCCGGAATTCGGATATGCCTACGTTATTTGCCGCCTGGGGTTTGGAGTTGGTGAAAGGGCAAGTGTTGGGAGATTTGCCGTTGGCCAAAAAGGTGCAAGTCCAACAGCAAAACCGTCTACAGGTGGTAGATTATCCAGTCTGGATTGATTTCCGCCAGGAACATTTCAGCGACAAGGATATTGTCACGGCTCAAGTGCCGTCGATCACGGTGGCATCAGCAGGCATCATTCAAAAGAAGGGGGAGACGGGGACCACGGTCGAACCGCTCATCCAATCGGATGAAGCCGCCATGCAGATTGAGGCCTCACGTTTATCAGTCATGCCTGATGTCAGCGGCTTACTCAACAGTTATCGGCCTGAAGGAGAAAAATTTATTGTGGCCGCCAGGGTAACGGGAACCGTGAAAACGGCATTTCCTGAGGGAAAGCCTAAAGCGGCGGGGAATACCAGTGAGAATCCGGATATGCCTTCAGAAGCCGAGACCCAGACCAAAGATCACCTCACAGAATCAAAAGGTTCCATCAATGTGATTGTGGTGGCCGATACGGATATCTTGCAGGACCGGTTTTGGGTTCAAGTCCAAAACTTCTTTGGCCAACGGATAGGCATTCCCAATTCTGGCAATGGCACGTTTGTGACAAACGCCTTGGATAATCTGACGGGAAGCAATGATCTTATCAGTGTGAGAAGCCGGGCGGGATATTCCCGGCCATTCACGCTTTTGCGAATGTTGCAACAGGAGGCGGAGCAGCGCTTCCGGCAAAAGGAGCAAGTGCTCCAGGAACAGCTCAAGGGGACGGAACGTAAAATTCAGGAACTGCAGAGTCAAAAGCCTGAGGGAAATGCCATGATCCTGAGTGATGAACAGCAGGAGGCCATGGGACAATTCCGAAAGGAATTGCTTCAGGTTCGCAAGGAGCTGCGTGGCGTGCAGCATGAACTTGGCAAAAACATTGAGAGTGTGGAGCGTTGGGTAAAATTTATCAATATCGGGCTTGTTCCGTTGCTGATTGGTATTGTCGGGGTATGGATCAGTTCTTCGGGGATCAGAAAGAAGGGGCCCCCAAAAAGCTAA
- a CDS encoding ABC transporter permease subunit — protein sequence MGRIRVIFQRELAGYFATPIAAVFIVIFLLLSGAFTFYLGNYFARGQADLVPFFDFHPWLYLVLIPALAMRLWAEERRSGTIELLLTLPVTMWEAVAGKFLAAWCFTGIALALTFPMWLTVNVLGDPDNGVILASYLGSLLMAGGFLAIGSCISALTKNQVIAFVISVVISLGFILSGFPLVLELFSGWAPQFLLSAISSFSFLTHFQSISKGVLDLRDIFFFLSLIAFWLFATATVIDIKKAES from the coding sequence GTGGGACGAATTCGAGTGATTTTTCAACGGGAATTGGCTGGCTATTTTGCCACGCCGATTGCGGCGGTGTTCATTGTCATATTTTTGTTACTCAGTGGGGCCTTCACGTTCTATCTGGGAAATTACTTTGCGCGCGGCCAGGCTGACCTGGTGCCGTTTTTTGATTTTCATCCATGGCTCTATCTGGTGTTAATCCCTGCGTTGGCAATGCGCTTATGGGCGGAAGAGCGTCGTTCCGGGACGATTGAGCTGCTGCTGACTCTGCCCGTCACCATGTGGGAGGCGGTCGCAGGGAAATTTCTGGCCGCATGGTGTTTCACGGGAATCGCCTTGGCTCTGACCTTTCCCATGTGGCTCACGGTGAATGTACTGGGCGATCCTGATAATGGTGTTATCCTTGCCAGCTACCTCGGCAGTCTGCTGATGGCCGGGGGATTTTTAGCTATCGGCTCCTGCATCTCCGCTCTCACCAAAAATCAGGTGATCGCCTTTGTGATCAGCGTGGTCATTTCTTTGGGGTTCATCTTGAGTGGGTTTCCACTCGTTTTGGAATTATTCAGCGGGTGGGCGCCACAATTTCTTCTGAGTGCCATCAGCTCTTTTAGCTTTTTGACGCATTTCCAATCGATCAGCAAAGGTGTCCTGGATTTGCGCGATATTTTCTTTTTTCTTTCGCTGATTGCCTTTTGGTTGTTTGCGACGGCCACGGTCATTGATATCAAAAAGGCCGAATCGTAA